The Streptomyces sp. ICC1 DNA window GGTGCTGGGTGCGGTGGTCGCGCTGGCGATGAGCTCCGACGAGACGCCCCCGCCGACCCAGGGGCCGGGCGCCTCGACGACCCCGACCGCGGGGGACCCGGTCACGGCGCCGAGCGATCCGGGCCCGAGCGGGAACGATCCTGCACCGGAACCGGACACGTCGTCACCGGGCGCGGAGGAGCCGAGCGCCACGCCGTCGCCGAAGAAGTCCACCACGCGCAAGCCCTCGCCGACCCCGCAGCCCTCGGGCGGTCTCCTATACCAATCTGACGCCGCCGACGCGCGTCCCGGTTGTGGATTCGGGGGCCCCATTCTCCCGCTGCGCCGCGCCGCGGCGCTGCTCGCCACCGCCGCCGCGCTCGTGATCGCGGCGCCCGCGGCCCCCGTGGGCGCCGCGTCCGTGCTGCCCTCGCTGCCCGCGCCCAACGCCGCCGGGCTGACCCTGCGGACCTGGTCCGCGGCCGCCGGCCAGAGCGAGCGCATGGGCGACGCCTCCGTGACCACCTCCGCGATCTTCGCCGCGCACGGCGGCACCCCGTCGATCAGTCCGGTCCAGGTGCCGGTGCGGGTGCGGATCCTGCTGCCGGAGGACTACCGGCGCGACCCGGCGCACCCCTACCCCGTGCTGTACCTCCTGCACGGCGGCTCGGGCGACGTCGAGCAGTGGTCGAAGACCGACGAGGGCAACGTCACCGCGAGCCTGAAGGACTCCGCCTTCAAGGGCATCGTCGTGATGCCGGAGGGTGGCAAGGCCGGCTGGTACAGCGACTGGCCAGGCCACACGGACGGCTTCTTCGCCCCGCAGTGGGAGACCTTCCACGTCAACCAGCTGGTCCCGTGGATCGACGCCAACTTCAACACCGTGAAGGCGGCCTCCGGGCGGGCGATCGCGGGCGTCTCGATGGGCGGCTACGGCGCCCTGCGCTACGCCGGCCGCCACCCGGACCTGTTCTCCGCGGTCGGCGCCCTCTCGCCCGGTACGGACATCTACGACCCGGGAGCGCAGAGCATCATCACCAACTCCACCTGGCAGGTGGGGGCGTCGATCCTGTGGACGGGCCTGTTCGACGGGAAGTTCCGGGTGACCGGCGACACCGCGTACCGGATGGCCACGGTCTTCGGGCCGCCGAGCACCTGGCCGGGGCAGAACCCGGTCAATCTGGCGCTCGACGGCAAGTACGCCTCGTACGGCGGGAAGACGGCCCTGTACGCGGGCGGTGTGGGCGGCACCGGCGAGCAGGAGATCGGCGCCATGACCGCGGCCCTGCACCAGGACCTGAAGGACCGGGCCGTCAGCCACCGCTACTGCCGGGGCGCCGGAGACCACTCCTGGCCCTACTGGGGCCCGGAGCTCAAGGACTTCGTGGCCTACGCCTACGGCCCCGCCCCGGCCACCCCGGCCGCCTGCCCCAACAACTGGGGCCCCGAGAGTCCCTAGTTCGTGGCGAGGTCGCCGACCACCAGGGTCCGTGGGGCCACGTGCTCGAAGGCCCCGTCCTGGCCCTGCGGCACGACGGCCACGTGGTTGTCCGCGAAGGCGGGGCCCGCGCCCAGCGCGGTCAGGGCGATGGCGGCGGTGACGGCTACGGCGGCGGTTCTGAAGGTCATGACGGTCCCCCGGGGTCCGGCCGGCCCTCGGGCGGGCCGGCTCGGGGACCAGGCTGTCAGGAGCGGGCGGCGTCCCGCAACAGCCGTTCCGGGCAGGGCTGTTGAGAAGGGAGCTCAGCGGGCTTCGGGGGCGAGCTCCCGCAGGACGGCCCGGCCCGCCGCGCGGTGCTCGGCGGCCGAGGCCGGATCCGACCCGTCGAGTACGACCGCGATCCCCTCGTGGGCCAGCACCTCCTCGTGCCGGTACCCCAGCCTCGGGGCCAGCTCCAGCGCCTGCCGGTGCAGCCGCAGGGCCTCCTCGGGCAGGCCCGCGAGCCGGCAGGTCTCGGCGTAGCCGTTGAGGAACCGGATCTTCCAGTGCTCCTCGAACAACGCGTCCAGCAGCGCGAAGGCCTCCCGGTGGCTGGTCAGCGCCTCCTCGTAGCGGCCCATCCGGCGCAGCGCGACGCCCTGGCAGTTCAGGCACCACGCCTCGTTGTTCATGTGCCCGTCCTCGCGGGCCAGTTCCAGCGCCCGGTGCAGGTGCTCCGCCGCCTCCTGCGGCGCCTCGCCGGCGATGGCCGTGCCGAGGGTGATCAGCGCCGTCAGCCTGGGCGGCCAGGCGGGGTCCGCGTGGGGGACCTCCAGCACCTCCCGGGCTCGGCGCGCCGCCTGCTCGCGGTGGCCCAGTTGGAGCAGCGCCCAGGCCTCCGCCGCCGCCGCGTGGGCCGCGCCCGCCGGGGATCCGGCCGCCTCGTACAACGTGCCGGCCAGGGCGAAGAGTTCGAGCGGCTCCTCGGCGCTCCCCTCCTCCCACCGCAGATAGCCGCGGCGCACGGCCAGTTCGGCCTGCGCGCGGGTGTCGCCCGCCTGGGACGCCCGCAGTCCGGCCGCCTCGTAGGCGGCGCCGGCTTCCGCCATCCGGCCCGCGTTGTAGCGGGCGAAGCCCAGGTCGCTGTACGCGTCGGCCAGCCGCAGCGGTTCGTCCAGGCGCTGCGCGGCGGCCAGGGACCGCTCGAAGAGGTGGTTGAGGTGCGTCGTACCGCAGCGCCGGGCGAAGTAGGCCCGCAGGAACCGCGGCAGTTCGCACACGTGCACATCGGCTCCGACGGCGTCCGCGGTCTCGAAGACGGCGATCAGGTTCTCGTACTCGGCGACGAACCAGGCCAGCGCCGCGTGCCTGTCCGCGAACGGCGGGAGCTCGGCCGGGGGCCGGCCCGCCGAGGGCTCCCGGCCGGGCGACAGGACCGGCATCGCGGCGTCCGCGGCGGCCGCCGCGTGCACGTAGTAGTCGAGGAAGCGGCCCAGCGCCCGCTCGCGCTCGGCCGGCGGGTCCTGCTCCGCGCAGGCCTGGCGGGCGTGCTGGTGCACCAGGTCGTGCAGCCGGTAGCGGTCGGCCGTCGGCTGCTGGACCAGGTGCGCGTCGACCAGGTCCTCCAGCATCTCCCGGGCGGCGCGCACCGGCACGTCCGCCAGGGCCGCCGCCAGGTACTCGTCGAAGGATCCCCCGGGCAGCAGCCCCAGCATCCGGAACAGCCGCGCGTGGGCCCGGTCCAACTGCCGTACGGACATGGCGAACGCGGTGTCGAACTCGCTCGCGCCCTGCGCGAGGCGCTCGACGAGGATGCCCACGGTCCAGCCCGGCCGGTGCCGCAGCCGGGCCGCGGCCAGCCGGAGGGCCAGCGGGAGGTGTCCGCACAGCCTGAGCACCTCGGCGGCGGACTCCGGTTCACGGGCGAGCCGGCCGCCCGGGCCGCCGGCGTCGCCGCTGGCGCGGGCCAGCAGCTGCGCGCTCTCCTCGGGGCTCAGCACGTCCAGCGAGACCGGGGGCACCTCGTCCAGGCCCACGAGCCGGTTGCGGCTGGTGATCAGGACGACCGAGGGGCCCGCGCCGGGCAGCAGCGGACGGACCTGGTCGGCGTCGGCGACGTTGTCGAGGACCACGACGGCCCGCCGCCCGGCCAGTTCGGAGCGCCAGCAGGCGGCCAGCTGTTCGAGGCCCTCCTGCGGGACCCGCTCGGACGGGACGTCGAGCGCGCCGAGCAGCATCCGCAGAGCGGAGTCCGGATCGAGCGGTTCGCGGCCCTCGGTGAACCCGTGCAGGTCCACGTAGAGCTGGGCGTCCGGGTAGTCGGCGGCGAGCCCGTGCGCGGCGTGCACCGCCAGGCAGGTCTTGCCGACGCCCGCCATGCCGTCGACGGCCACCACCCGGTGGCCCTCCAGTGCGGCGAGCACGGCGGCGAGCCGGTCCGCGCGCCCGGTGAAGTCGGGGGCGTCGCGCGGCAGGTCGTTGCGGGGCCGCGGCTGGACCTGGCGACTGGCCTTCGGGGGCGCCGGCAGCGGGTTGGAGGTGCGTTCCCACAGGGGGCGCAGCGGGCGGGGGTCCCGTTTGACGAGGCGGCACAGCGCGATCACCGCGGGCCAGGGCGGCACGGTCTGGCCGCCGAGGTAGCGCGACAGCGACGAGGAGCTGAGGCCGGCGTCCCTGGCGAGGGCCCGCACGCCGAGCCCCGACAGCTCCTGGAGCAGGCGCAGCCGGGCGGCCAGCTCTTCCTGCGGATCATCCTTGGCCGACCGCTGTTCCACGTCCACCGCTCCCCCGGTTCCCCGCTCCCCTGTCCCACTCCGGCAGAAGTATCCCGGGGCGGTTCTGCGCTGGTCAATGCCGTTCCGGGTGTCCCACGGCGTCCCACCGTCCTGGCCGCTGGGAGCCCTGGCGGCTGTGATGGAGCCATGCCCCGGGAGAACGGGGCACCACCGGGAAGAGGAGCCGATCCCCATGCAGTCTCGTATGCAGAACCCCGCCGTCGTACTGTCCGACGCGATGCAGCCCATCCAGGCCCTCATGAAGGCCGCGCAGTCCGGCGGGGTGGACGGCCAGACGCTGGAGCTGGTGCACCTGCGGATCAGCCAGATCAACGGCTGCAGCGCCTGTGTCGACGGCGGCGCCAAGACGGCCCGCCGGTCCGGAGTGAGCGACGAGCGGCTGGCCGCGGTCGCCGCCTGGCGCGAGGCCCCGTACTTCACCGACGAGGAGCGGGCGGCCCTCACGCTGGCCGAGGCCGCGACGCGGCTGGCCGACCGTCCCGACGCCGTGAGCGACGAGGTCTGGGACACGGCCGCCACCTACTTCGACGAGAAGCAGCTGGCCGCGCTCGTGCTGATGATCGGCGTCACCAACCTGTTCAACCGGCTCAACGCCACGACCCGCCAGATCGCCGGCGCCTGGGGGTGACGGGCGCCGCACGGCCCGCGCCCCCGCATGACGACCCGCCCACCGACCCGACTCCCGCAAGGACATCCGACATGACGAACACGCAGCAGTCCGCCAAGACCACCACCGCGGCGGGCACGCCGGCCCGCACGGGCTACGAGGGGTTCACGGCCGAGGAGCGGGATGCGATGAAGGAGCACGCCCGGGAGCTGAAGGCCGCCGCGCGCCGGGGATCGCGCGCCGACAAGGCGGCGGAGGAGGAGGCCTCCGTGGTCGCGAAGATCGCCGAGATGCGGGACTCGGACCGGGCGTTGGCCGAGCGGGTCCACGCGCTGGTCAAGGAGAGCGCGCCGCAGCTCGCGCCGAAGCTCTGGTACGGGATGCCCGCGTACGCCAGGGACGGCAAGGTGGTCTGCTTCTTCCAGAGCGCGGAGAAGTTCAAGGCGCGCTACGCGACGCTCGGATTCAGCGACCAGGCGCAGCTGGACGACGGCCCGATGTGGGCGACCTCCTACGCCCTGACGCGGCTCACCGAGGCCGACGAGGCCCGGATCGCCACCCTGCTGAAGCAGTCGACGGCCTGAGCCCGCCCGGGCGCCGGCGGCCGGTCCGGTCCCCGCCCGTCGCGGGAAGGGAGCCGCGGACCGGCGGCTGCGGACCGGCTGCGGACCGGCGGCCTCAGCCGTTCAACGCCGGGATGATCTGTGTGCCGTAGGTGTCGATGACGGCCTCGCGGGCGTCGTGCATGGCGTAGACGGCGAACTGGTCCACTCCCAGGGCCTCCAGGGCCCGCAGCTTCTCGATGTGGGCCTCCGGCGGGCCGAGCAGGCAGAAGCGGTCGACGATCTCGTCCGGGACGAAGTCGGCCGAGGGGTTCCCGGCGCGGCCGTGGTGGCTGTAGTCGTAGCCCTCACGGGACTTGACGTACTCGGTGAGCTCGTCCGGGACCATCGAGGAGTGCTCGCCGTAGCGGGAGACCAGGTCCGCCACGTGGTTGCCGACCATGCCGCCGAACCAGCGGCACTGGTCGCGGGCGTGGGCCACGTCCTCGCTGACGTACGCGGGGGCCGCCACGCAGATCGTGATCGAGTCCGGGTCCCGGCCCGCCGCCGAAGCGGCCTCGCGGACCGACTTGACCATCCACTCCGTGAGGTAGGGGTCGGCGAGCTGGAGGATGAACCCGTCCGCCTTCTGGCCTGCAAGGGCCAGGGCTTTCGGGCCGTACGCCGCCATCCAGACCGGGAGCTTCCCGTCCGTGATCCAGGGGATGCGGAGGGGGTTGCCGTCCACCTGGGCCTCGCGGCCCTCGGCCAGGTCACGGATGACGTCGATGGCCTCGCCGAGCCGGGCCAGGGTGTTGGGGGCCCGGCCGGCGACGCGCATCGCCGAGTCGCCGCGGCCGATCCCGCAGACGGTGCGGTTGCCGTACATGTCGTTGAGGGTGGCGAAGGTGGAGGCGGTGACCTCCCAGGTGCGGGTGCCCGGATTGGTGACCATCGGACCCACGTGCAGGCGCTGCGTATTGGCCAGGATCTGGCTGTAGATGACGAAGGGCTCCTGCCACAGGACCGCCGAGTCGAAGGTCCAGCCGTAGCGGAAGCCGTTGCGTTCGGCACGCTTCATGAGGCTGATGACCTGGGAGGCCGGCGGGTCGGTCTGGAGGACGAGGCCGAAGTCCATGCGTGGACTCTCCTTACAAGTACTGACAGGTGGAGCGGGGGATGAAGGCCCCGTGGCCGGCCCGGCCCGTGAACTCGCGCCGGTCGATGACGAGTTCGCCCCGGGACAGGACCGTGTCGACGCGTCCGGTGATCCGCTTGCCCTCGTACGCCGAGTAGTCCACGTTCATGTGGTGCGTCTCGGCGGAGATGACCTGCTCGGCGTGCGGATCGTAGAGGACGATGTCGGCGTCCGAGCCCGGGGCGATGGTGCCCTTCTGCGGGTAGAGGCCGAACATCCGGGCCGGGGTCGCGCAGGCGATCTCGATCCAGCGGCGGCGGCTGATGTGCCCGTCCAGGACGGCCTGGTGGAGGAGGTCCATGCGGTTCTCCACCCCCGGCAGCCCGTTGGGGATCTTCGAGAAGTCCCCGCGGCCCAGCTCCTTCTGGCCCCGGAAGCAGAACGGGCAGTGGTCGGTGGAGACCACCTGGAGGTCGTTCGTCCGCAGGCCCCGCCACAGCGCCGCCTGGTGTTCGCGGGGGCGCAGCGGGGTGGAGCAGACGTACTTGGCGCCCTGGAAGTCGGGCTCCTCCAGGTTGTCGGTGGACAGGAAGAGGTACTGCGGACAGGTCTCACCGAAGACCGGCAGGCCCTTGTCCCGGGCCAGCGCCAGCTCCGCGACCGCCTCCTCCGCCGAGACGTGGACCACGTACAGCGGGGAGCCGGCCACCCTCGCGAGCTGGATGGCACGGTGGGTGGCCTCGGCTTCGAGGAGCACCTTGCGGACCTCGCCGTGGTGGCGCGGGTCCGTCTCCCCGCGGGCCAGGGCCTGTTCGACGAGCACGTCGATCGCGATGCCGTTCTCCGCGTGCATCATGATCAGCCCGCCGTTGCCCGACGCCCGCTGCATCGCGCGCAGGATCTGCCCGTCGTCGCTGTAGAAGACCCCGGGATAGGCCATGAACAGCTTGAAGGAGGTGATGCCCTCCCCCACCAGGTGGTCCATCTCCTTCAGGGTCCGCTCGTTGACGTCCGAGAGGATCATGTGGAAGGCGTAGTCGACGGCGCACTGGCCGTCGGCCTTGGCGTACCAGGTGTCGAGGCCCTCGCGCAGGGCGTGGCCCGGCGTCTGCACGGCGAAGTCCACGATGGTGGTGGTGCCGCCCCAGGCCGCGGCCCGGGTCCCGGTCTCGAAGGTGTCGGAGGCCGCGGTGCCTCCGAAGGGCAGCTCCATGTGGGTGTGCGCGTCGACCCCGCCGGGGATGACGTACTTCCCGCCCGCGTCGATCGTGCGGTCGGCCGTCCACGTCCCGGCGGCCGCGGTGCCGTGCGCCGCGAGCGCGGCGACGCGGCCGTCCTCGATCAGCACGTCGGCGTGGAGTTCGTCGGCGGCCGTGATGACGAGGCCGCCTCGGATCAGGGTGCGGGTGCTCATGTACGTCTCCCCCGTGGTTCAGTCGAGGCCGTGCAGGGCCTCGGCGAGGATGTCGGCGCCCTCTTCCGCCTCGGCGACGGTGAGGGAGAGCGGCGGCGCGATGCGCAGCACGCTGGTGTTGTGGCCGCCGCCCTTGCCGAGCAGCAGGCCGCCGGCGCGGGCGGCCTCCAGTACGGCGGCCGCCGCGTCCGGGTCGGCCTGGTCGGTGCCGGGCTTCGTGAGCTCCAGTCCGGCCATCAGGCCCCGGCCGCGCACTTCCCGTACGGCGGGCACGGTCGCGGCGATGGCCCGCAGCCGCTCCAGCAGCAGGCCTCCGACGCGGCGGGCGTTGCCCTGGAGGTCGTGCTCCAGCAAGTAGCCGAGGTTCGCGACGCCGGCGGCCATGGTGACGGGCGAGCCGCCGAAGGTGGAGATGGAGTTGGAGTCGAGGCAGTTCATCACCTCGGCCCGGGCCACGACCCCGCCGATGGACATGCCGTTGCCGATGCCCTTGGCGAAGGTGAGGATGTCCGGCGGGCCGTTCTGGGCGTGGGCCTGCCAGCCCCAGAAGTGGTCGCCGGTGCGGCCCCAGCCGGTCTGCACCTCGTCGCTGATCCAGAGGATGCCGTGCCGGTCGAGGACCTCGCGGAAGGCCCCGTACAGACCGTCGGGCGGGGAGGTGAACCCGCCGACGCCCTGGACCGGTTCGGCGATGA harbors:
- a CDS encoding XRE family transcriptional regulator; its protein translation is MEQRSAKDDPQEELAARLRLLQELSGLGVRALARDAGLSSSSLSRYLGGQTVPPWPAVIALCRLVKRDPRPLRPLWERTSNPLPAPPKASRQVQPRPRNDLPRDAPDFTGRADRLAAVLAALEGHRVVAVDGMAGVGKTCLAVHAAHGLAADYPDAQLYVDLHGFTEGREPLDPDSALRMLLGALDVPSERVPQEGLEQLAACWRSELAGRRAVVVLDNVADADQVRPLLPGAGPSVVLITSRNRLVGLDEVPPVSLDVLSPEESAQLLARASGDAGGPGGRLAREPESAAEVLRLCGHLPLALRLAAARLRHRPGWTVGILVERLAQGASEFDTAFAMSVRQLDRAHARLFRMLGLLPGGSFDEYLAAALADVPVRAAREMLEDLVDAHLVQQPTADRYRLHDLVHQHARQACAEQDPPAERERALGRFLDYYVHAAAAADAAMPVLSPGREPSAGRPPAELPPFADRHAALAWFVAEYENLIAVFETADAVGADVHVCELPRFLRAYFARRCGTTHLNHLFERSLAAAQRLDEPLRLADAYSDLGFARYNAGRMAEAGAAYEAAGLRASQAGDTRAQAELAVRRGYLRWEEGSAEEPLELFALAGTLYEAAGSPAGAAHAAAAEAWALLQLGHREQAARRAREVLEVPHADPAWPPRLTALITLGTAIAGEAPQEAAEHLHRALELAREDGHMNNEAWCLNCQGVALRRMGRYEEALTSHREAFALLDALFEEHWKIRFLNGYAETCRLAGLPEEALRLHRQALELAPRLGYRHEEVLAHEGIAVVLDGSDPASAAEHRAAGRAVLRELAPEAR
- a CDS encoding carboxymuconolactone decarboxylase family protein, with translation MQSRMQNPAVVLSDAMQPIQALMKAAQSGGVDGQTLELVHLRISQINGCSACVDGGAKTARRSGVSDERLAAVAAWREAPYFTDEERAALTLAEAATRLADRPDAVSDEVWDTAATYFDEKQLAALVLMIGVTNLFNRLNATTRQIAGAWG
- a CDS encoding DUF1801 domain-containing protein; this translates as MTNTQQSAKTTTAAGTPARTGYEGFTAEERDAMKEHARELKAAARRGSRADKAAEEEASVVAKIAEMRDSDRALAERVHALVKESAPQLAPKLWYGMPAYARDGKVVCFFQSAEKFKARYATLGFSDQAQLDDGPMWATSYALTRLTEADEARIATLLKQSTA
- a CDS encoding TIGR03842 family LLM class F420-dependent oxidoreductase; the protein is MDFGLVLQTDPPASQVISLMKRAERNGFRYGWTFDSAVLWQEPFVIYSQILANTQRLHVGPMVTNPGTRTWEVTASTFATLNDMYGNRTVCGIGRGDSAMRVAGRAPNTLARLGEAIDVIRDLAEGREAQVDGNPLRIPWITDGKLPVWMAAYGPKALALAGQKADGFILQLADPYLTEWMVKSVREAASAAGRDPDSITICVAAPAYVSEDVAHARDQCRWFGGMVGNHVADLVSRYGEHSSMVPDELTEYVKSREGYDYSHHGRAGNPSADFVPDEIVDRFCLLGPPEAHIEKLRALEALGVDQFAVYAMHDAREAVIDTYGTQIIPALNG
- the hydA gene encoding dihydropyrimidinase, which gives rise to MSTRTLIRGGLVITAADELHADVLIEDGRVAALAAHGTAAAGTWTADRTIDAGGKYVIPGGVDAHTHMELPFGGTAASDTFETGTRAAAWGGTTTIVDFAVQTPGHALREGLDTWYAKADGQCAVDYAFHMILSDVNERTLKEMDHLVGEGITSFKLFMAYPGVFYSDDGQILRAMQRASGNGGLIMMHAENGIAIDVLVEQALARGETDPRHHGEVRKVLLEAEATHRAIQLARVAGSPLYVVHVSAEEAVAELALARDKGLPVFGETCPQYLFLSTDNLEEPDFQGAKYVCSTPLRPREHQAALWRGLRTNDLQVVSTDHCPFCFRGQKELGRGDFSKIPNGLPGVENRMDLLHQAVLDGHISRRRWIEIACATPARMFGLYPQKGTIAPGSDADIVLYDPHAEQVISAETHHMNVDYSAYEGKRITGRVDTVLSRGELVIDRREFTGRAGHGAFIPRSTCQYL
- a CDS encoding aspartate aminotransferase family protein → MTNPIPLHSRHRTVLPEWLALYYDRPIELTHGEGRHVWDADGNRYLDFFGGILTTMTAHALPEVTKAVSEQAGRIIHSSTLYLNRPMVELAERVAALSGIPDARVFFTTSGTEANDTALLLATTYRRSNQILAMRNSYHGRSFSTVSITGNRGWSPTSLSPLQTYYVHGAVRTRGPFAHLNDADFTAAAVADLEDVLGQARGGVAALIAEPVQGVGGFTSPPDGLYGAFREVLDRHGILWISDEVQTGWGRTGDHFWGWQAHAQNGPPDILTFAKGIGNGMSIGGVVARAEVMNCLDSNSISTFGGSPVTMAAGVANLGYLLEHDLQGNARRVGGLLLERLRAIAATVPAVREVRGRGLMAGLELTKPGTDQADPDAAAAVLEAARAGGLLLGKGGGHNTSVLRIAPPLSLTVAEAEEGADILAEALHGLD